The Eleutherodactylus coqui strain aEleCoq1 chromosome 6, aEleCoq1.hap1, whole genome shotgun sequence genome window below encodes:
- the LOC136572055 gene encoding nicotinamide N-methyltransferase-like, with product MEKAQYPDKHDHAEAFYSTFISKDADPLIQEINLYPAERLRGILGSIGGGSVIELTTGLGIAHLLVLLDTCQDMTLLNANAHYITELEKWKQNQPDALDFSHAMQKVCDLIGSRERAQELEEKLREKVKCILHCDFTKENITDPHVLPKVDCVLSVWGLGPVSKDQASYTDNTKKMASQVKVGGKMVMIGALNASQFTIGGRKYHTVMRDEKTVRMALTAAGCSIKSFQVDDSEIPDHHLDNTHYFFALAVKEHEV from the exons ATGGAGAAGGCTCAATACCCCGACAAACATGATCACGCTGAAGCATTTTATAGCACGTTCATCTCTAAAGATGCAGATCCACTTATACAGGAGATCAATCTGTACCCAGCGGAGAGATTACGCGGCATATTAG GGAGCATTGGCGGAGGCTCTGTGATTGAATTAACTACGGGTCTAGGCATTGCCCACCTGCTAGTACTGCTAGACACCTGCCAGGACATGACTCTGTTGAATGCCAATGCACATTACATTACAGAACTGGAGAAGTGGAAACAGAACCAGCCGGATGCATTGGATTTCTCCCATGCGATGCAGAAAGTTTGTGATCTCATCGGCAGCAG AGAAAGAGCTCAGGAGCTGGAGGAGAAACTGAGAGAAAAAGTGAAGTGCATCCTCCACTGTGACTTCACCAAAGAAAACATCACCGACCCACATGTGCTTCCGAAAGTCGATTGTGTCCTCAGTGTTTGGGGTCTTGGCCCAGTCAGCAAAGACCAAGCTTCCTACACTGATAACACGAAGAAGATGGCTTCACAGGTGAAGGTTGGGGGAAAGATGGTGATGATTGGAGCGCTCAATGCCAGTCAATTCACAATTGGAGGCAGGAAATATCACACAGTGATGCGTGATGAGAAGACGGTGAGGATGGCGCTGACAGCTGCAGGATGCTCCATAAAAAGCTTCCAGGTCGATGACAGTGAAATTCCAGATCACCACCTAGATAATACGCATTACTTCTTTGCTTTGGCTGTGAAAGAACATGAGGTCTAA